From the Calonectris borealis chromosome 4, bCalBor7.hap1.2, whole genome shotgun sequence genome, one window contains:
- the LOC142081573 gene encoding uncharacterized protein LOC142081573: MAAPGLERHRLALLAAKEDVGNPRAGTNWAVFAYEKHHDLKLLDSGAGGPDELAEKFSITSIMYGLCRIQDPGTGAHRIVLISWVGEKAPESQREACAGHLPTIRAFFKEASVVLSARRAEEVTQEGLSRALAQLAPATAPALARRVPPPDAQELVGTNYRKTNPALEIRRTKRDSFWAQAEREEEQRKEEERRRALEERKRWERERMEEERREAAERELRFREKERMIEEQRKEQARLEAEERRKEKARWEQQQREHEEAMRDRGRRSESIEKAAEAAVLVSQRSQNPRDFFRQRERSGSTSGTPLPDPPLGTRTGARRPFLRYQRSLTESAFIFRRPDPPPSPGPLHPGAFRAAAPPSPRRPQPPLPTSPMGRGTPPCATLGSPPSPMGTGTPQCATIGTPTSPTGRGTPPCATLGSPPSPARAGTPHASSPTGTRPPPCATMGSPPSPARAGAPPLASPIGTAPPAPCATWGPPSPAGSGAGSPPSVPGPGPLSPASPARTGCPPGPPGSGSPDSTCGVEPLLPHSTPGLGSPSHPLWQPPPGTGEAVTLPPPSTPQDEDGPPLDTYTLPSPPAWGSPGLLVGPGEGVPSPRGGSPLPGLAPAPLPQAGTPPRSPSPPSLSQDPTLPHLAAQGPQSGPLGQPGQEPARGDSGHNGIGGHEQGGWPAPWERDPPPGEGDEPSDSILLPQPLHKAKPGFALLLARDGPHPQLPGGPSPPAEDDDLSPHAV; this comes from the exons atggcggccccggggctggagcGGCACCGGCTGGCGCTGCTGGCGGCCAAGGAGGACGTGGGCAACCCCCGGGCCGGGACCAACTG ggCCGTCTTTGCCTATGAGAAGCACCATGACCTCAAGCTCCTGGACTCTGGAG CCGGGGGTCCCGATGAGCTGGCCGAAAAATTCTCCATCACCAGCATCATGTACGGGCTGTGCCGCATCCAAGACCCCGGCACCGGCGCTCACCGCATCGTCCTCATCAGCTGG GTCGGGGAGAAGGCACCAGAGTCCCAACGTGAGGCGTGTGCCGGGCATCTGCCCACCATCAGAGCCTTCTTTAAG GAGGCCAGCGTGGTGCTGAGTGCCCGCCGCGCCGAGGAGGTGACGCAGGAGGGGCTGAGCCGAGCGCTGGCACAGCTggcccccgccaccgcccccgcccTCGCCAGGAGGGTGCCCCCCCCGGACGCCCAGGAGCTGGTG GGCACCAACTACCGCAAGACCAACCCGGCGCTGGAGATCCGCCGGACCAAGCGGGATTCCTTCTGGGCCCAGGCcgag CGCGAGGAGGAGCAGCGCAAGGaggaggagcggcggcgggcgctggagGAGCGCAAGCGCTGGGAGCGGGAGCGGATGGAGGAGGAGAGGCGGGAGGCGGCCGAGCGCGAGCTCCGCTTCAGGGAGAAGGAGCGGATGATCGAGGAGCAGCG GAAGGAGCAGGCGCGGCTGGAGGCGGAGGAGCGGAGGAAGGAGAAGGCGCGATGg gagcagcagcagcgggagcacGAGGAGGCCATGCGGGACCGCGGCCGGCGCAGCGAGTCCATCGAGAAGGCGGCC GAGGCGGCCGTCCTGGTCTCCCAGCGCTCGCAGAACCCACGGGATTTCTTCCGGCAGCGGGAGCGCTCGGGGTCCACCTCCGGTACCCCACTGCCCGATCCCCCCCTTGGCACCAGGACCG GTGCCCGGCGGCCATTCCTGCGGTACCAGCGCAGCCTGACGGAGTCGGCCTTCATCTTCCGCCGGCCGGACCCCCCGCCCTCGCCTGGACCCCTCCACCCTGGGGCGTTCAGGGCtgcggccccccccagcccccgccgacctcagcctcccctccccaccagccccatggggagggggaccCCTCCCTGTGCCACCttggggagcccccccagccccatggggacagggacacctcAATGTGCCACCATTGGgacccccaccagccccacgggGAGGGGGACCCCTCCCTGTGCCACGctggggagcccccccagcccagccagggcagggaccccccatgCCAGCAGTCCCACAGGGACAAGGCCCCCTCCCTGTGCCACCatggggagcccccccagcccagccagggcaggagcCCCCCCTCTGGCCAGCCCCATAGGGACAGCCCCCCCCGCTCCCTGTGCCACCTGGGGGCCCCCCAGCCCAGCGGGGTCAGGGGCAGGGTCCCCCCCCTCCGTGCCTGGGCCAGGGCCCCTGTCCCCCGCCAGTCCTGCCAGGACTGGGTGCCCCCCTGGTCCCCCTGGGTCAGGGTCCCCTGATAGCACTTGTGGAGTGGAGCCCCTGCTCCCCCACAGCACTCCCGGGCTGGGgtcccccagccaccccctgtggcagccccccccgggcaccGGGGAGGCTGTGActctgcctccccccagcaccccccaggatGAGGACGGGCCCCCCCTGGACACCtacaccctccccagccccccagcatgGGGGTCTccggggctgctggtggggcCAGGTGAGGGGGTCCCGagcccccggggggggtcccccctgCCTGGGCTAgcgcctgccccgctgccccaggcagggacccccccgcgcagccccagcccccccagcctgtCACAGGATCCGACTCTTCCTCACCTGGCAGCCCAGGGACCGCAGTCAG GGCCTctggggcagccggggcaggagccggcccGGGGCGACTCGGGGCACAACGGCATCGGGGGCCACGAGCAGGGGGGCTGGCCGGCCCCCTGGgagcgggacccccccccaggggag GGGGACGAGCCCAGCGACAGCATCCTCCTGCCACAGCCCCTGCACAAAGCCAAGCCAG GCTTCGCCTTGCTGCTGGCCCGCGATGGCCCCCACCCGCAGCTGCCCGggggccccagcccccccgccgaGGACGACGACCTCTCCCCCCACGCCGTGTAG
- the LOC142081549 gene encoding uncharacterized protein LOC142081549, which yields MGASGTRGAGSGPPRPSGGAGPKGHAPRPAPRPPATGRGRGSGRERGVGSAETGGTGDTGDSGDSAHTSDTSGTSDSSDTSDSSDTSDTSDSSDSSDTSDTSDSSDTSDTSDTSDSSDSSDTSDTSDSSDSSDTSDTSDSSDTSDSSDSSDTSNTSDSSDSSDTSDTSDSSDTSDSSDSSDTSNTSDSSDSSDTSDTSDSSNTSDSSDSSDTSDSSDTSNTSDSSDSSDTSDTSDSSDTSDSSDSSDTSDTSDTSDSSDSSDTSNTSDTSDTSDTSDMSGTSDSSDTSDTSDSCDTSDPIQPLQTGLPVQPAPASHHSDARDTSAHQYEPPVPVHTSENSDIRAPQYTPVTLVTPPASSAAPSPPAQPCVPGTAPVPQHSPCPPAQPRVPTLAHVPQHSPGGPGVAPSPKAPFSSRCEYFPSLGLWGLEAAVTK from the exons ATGGGCGCCAGCGGGAcccggggcgcgggcagcggccCC CCACGCCCctcgggaggggcggggccgaaGGGAcacgccccgcgccccgcgccccgcccacCCGCGACGGGGCGGGGCAGAgggagcgggagggagcggggagtgGGGTCGGCAGAGACCGGCGGCACCGGGGACACCGGCGACAGCGGCGATAGCGCCCACACGAGCGACACAAGCGGCACCAGCGACAGCAGCGACACCAGTGACAGCAGTGACACCAGCGACACCAGCgacagcagtgacagcagcgacACCAGCGACACCAGTGACAGCAgcgacaccagtgacaccagcgACACCAGtgacagcagtgacagcagcgacaccagtgacaccagtgacagcAGCGACAGCAgcgacaccagtgacaccagtgacagcAGCGACACCAGTGACAGCAGTGACAGCAGTGACACCAGCAACACCAGCgacagcagtgacagcagcgacACCAGCGACACCAGTGACAGCAGCGACACCAGTGACAGCAGTGACAGCAGTGACACCAGCAACACCAGCgacagcagtgacagcagcgacACCAGCGACACCAGTGACAGCAGCAACACCAGCgacagcagtgacagcagcgacACCAGTGACAGCAGTGACACCAGCAACACCAGCgacagcagtgacagcagcgacACCAGCGACACCAGTGACAGCAGCGACACCAGtgacagcagtgacagcagcgacaccagtgacaccagcgACACCAGtgacagcagtgacagcagcgacACCAGCAACACCAgcgacaccagtgacaccagcgACACGAGTGACATGAGTGGCACCAGTGACAGCAgcgacaccagtgacaccagtgacagcTGTGACACCAGTGACCCCATTCAGCCCCTGCAGACTGGACTCCCGGTACAGCCAGCACCCGCCTCTCACCACAGTGACGCCAGGGACACCAGTGCACACCAGTATGAACCACCAGTACCAGTACACACAAGTGAAAACAGTGACATCAGAGCGCCCCAGTACACACCAGTCACACTGGTAACACCACCAGCCTCCAGTGCTGCCCCaagtcccccagcacagccctgtgtccctggcacagcccctgtcccccagcacagcccctgtcccccagcacagccccgtgtccccacacTGGCCCatgtcccccagcacagcccc GGTGGGCCCGGGGTCGCCCCCAGCCCCAAGGCCCCATTTTCCAGCCGCTGTGAATATTTTCCCTCTCTGGGGCTTTGGGGTTTGGAGGCCGCGGTGACCAAATAA
- the LOC142081577 gene encoding rho-related BTB domain-containing protein 2-like isoform X1 — protein sequence MDLDVDYERPNVETIKCVVVGDNAVGKTRLICARACNATLSQYQLLATHVPTVWAIDQYRVCQEVLERSRDVVDEVSVSLRLWDTFGDHHKDRRFAYGRSDVVVLCFSLANPNSLRHVKTMWYPEIKHFCPRTPIVLVGCQLDLRYADLEAVNRARRPLAKPIKPTDILPPERGHEVAKELGVPYYETSVVAQFGIKDVFDNAIRAALISRRHLQFWKSHLKKMQRPLLQAPFLPPKPPPPVIQVPDPPASRSWGPAALFCTPLCADVVFQLQGGQRVFAHRVYLATSCSKFYDLFTLEGPRGGGKEPATRTKSLDGERGALAEGARAPLRTSQSDDALRAAGDGAVSSGGHDLSAWGRGFVSMRWELVADPVAGREKRMAVVCMDQRVQAEPFRAVLEYLYTGRLDQARGDLMQVATIAELLEVFDLRMMVANVLNKESFMNQEITKAFHVRRANRIKECLGKGVFADVVFRVDDGAVPAHKPLLIAGCDWMMAMFRGAFRESYAAEVSLPGTNCACLRAVLDFLYTDVFTPTPDLDAMELLILTNRLCLPRLQALTEQYAVDELLRAFMQRVEIDEQVIIYLEMTQFHNARQLAAWCLHYICTNYNSVCRRFPREMKFMSPENQAHFERHRWPPVWYLKEEDLYLRSKKEREREEQLQRKQHTRSKWCFWRPSPHVS from the exons ATGGACCTGGACGTGGACTACGAGCGCCCCAACGTCGAGACCATCAAGTGCGTGGTGGTGGGCGACAACGCGGTGGGCAAGACGCGGCTGATCTGCGCCCGCGCCTGCAACGCCACGCTCAGCCAGTACCAGCTGCTGGCCACGCACGTCCCCACCGTCTGGGCCATCGACCAGTACCGCGTCTGCCAGGAG GTGCTGGAGCGTTCCCGGGATGTGGTGGATGAGGTCAGCGTCTCCCTGCGCCTCTGGGACACCTTCGGGGACCACCACAAGGACCGGCGCTTCGCTTACGGCAG GTCAGATGTGGTCGTGCTCTGCTTCTCGCTGGCGAACCCCAACTCCCTGCGCCACGTGAAGACGATGTGGTACCCCGAGATCAAGCACTTCTGCCCCCGGACGCCCATCGTGCTGGTGGGGTGCCAGCTGGACCTGCGCTATGCCGACCTGGAGGCCGTCAACCGGGCCCGCCGCCCCTTGGCCAA GCCCATCAAGCCCACGGACATCCTGCCCCCGGAGCGGGGCCACGAGGTGGCCAAGGAGCTGGGGGTGCCCTACTATGAGACCAGCGTGGTGGCCCAGTTCGGCATCAAGGACGTCTTCGACAACGCCATCCGGGCCGCCCTCATCTCCCGCCGGCACCTCCAGTTCTGGAAGTCCCACCTGAAGAAGATGCAGCGGCCGCTGCTGCAGgcccccttcctgccccccaaGCCCCCGCCGCCCGTCATCCAGGTCCCTGACCCTCCGGCCAGCCGCAGCTGGGGCCCCGCCGCCCTCTTCTGCACCCCGCTCTGCGCCGACGTCGTCTTCCAGCTGCAGGGCGGCCAGCGGGTCTTCGCCCACCGTGTCTACCTGGCCACCTCCTGCTCCAAGTTCTACGACCTCTTCACCCTggaggggccgcggggggggggcaaggagcCGGCCACCCGCACCAAGAGCCTGGACGGGGAGCGGGGGGCCCTGGCCGAGGGGGCGCGCGCCCCGCTGCGGACTTCGCAGAGCGACGACGCCCTGCGGGCGGCAGGGGACGGCGCGGTGTCCAGTGGCGGCCACGACCTGTCGGCCTGGGGCCGCGGCTTCGTCAGCATGCGCTGGGAGCTGGTGGCGGACCCGGTGGCGGGGCGGGAGAAGCGGATGGCGGTGGTGTGCATGGACCAGCGGGTGCAGGCAGAGCCCTTCCGCGCCGTGCTGGAGTACCTCTACACCGGGCGGCTGGACCAGGCCCGCGGGGACCTGATGCAGGTGGCCACCATCGCCGAGCTGCTGGAGGTCTTCGACCTGCGCATGATGGTGGCCAACGTGCTCAACAAGGAGAGCTTCATGAACCAGGAGATCACCAAGGCCTTCCATGTCCGCCGCGCCAACCGCATCAAGGAGTGCCTGGGGAAGGGGGTCTTCGCAG ACGTGGTTTTCCGTGTGGATGACGGGGCTGTGCCAGCGCACAAGCCCCTGCTCATCGCCGGCTGCGACTGGATGATGGCCATGTTCCGGGGGGCTTTCCGGGAGAGCTACGCTGCCGAG GTCTCCCTGCCCGGCACCAACTGCGCCTGCCTGCGCGCCGTCCTCGACTTCCTCTACACCGACGTCTTCACCCCCACGCCCGACCTGGACGCGATGGAGCTCCTCATCCTCACCAACCGCCTCTGCCTGCCCCGGCTGCAGGCGCTCACAG agcAGTACGCCGTGGACGAGCTGCTGCGAGCCTTCATGCAGCGGGTAGAGATTGACGAGCAGGTGATCATCTACCTGGAGATGACGCAG TTCCACAACGCCCGGCAGCTGGCCGCCTGGTGCCTGCACTACATCTGCACCAACTACAACAGCGTCTGCCGCCGCTTCCCCCGGGAGATGAAGTTCATGTCCCCAG AGAACCAGGCGCACTTCGAGCGGCACCGCTGGCCGCCGGTCTGGTACCTGAAGGAGGAGGACCTGTACCTGCGCTCCAAGaaggagcgggagcgggaggagCAGCTGCAGCGCAAGCAGCACACCCGCAGCAAGTGGTGCTTCTGGCGGCCCTCGCCCCACGTCTCCTGA
- the LOC142081577 gene encoding rho-related BTB domain-containing protein 2-like isoform X2: MDLDVDYERPNVETIKCVVVGDNAVGKTRLICARACNATLSQYQLLATHVPTVWAIDQYRVCQEVLERSRDVVDEVSVSLRLWDTFGDHHKDRRFAYGRSDVVVLCFSLANPNSLRHVKTMWYPEIKHFCPRTPIVLVGCQLDLRYADLEAVNRARRPLAKPIKPTDILPPERGHEVAKELGVPYYETSVVAQFGIKDVFDNAIRAALISRRHLQFWKSHLKKMQRPLLQAPFLPPKPPPPVIQVPDPPASRSWGPAALFCTPLCADVVFQLQGGQRVFAHRVYLATSCSKFYDLFTLEGPRGGGKEPATRTKSLDGERGALAEGARAPLRTSQSDDALRAAGDGAVSSGGHDLSAWGRGFVSMRWELVADPVAGREKRMAVVCMDQRVQAEPFRAVLEYLYTGRLDQARGDLMQVATIAELLEVFDLRMMVANVLNKESFMNQEITKAFHVRRANRIKECLGKGVFADVVFRVDDGAVPAHKPLLIAGCDWMMAMFRGAFRESYAAEVSLPGTNCACLRAVLDFLYTDVFTPTPDLDAMELLILTNRLCLPRLQALTEQYAVDELLRAFMQRVEIDEQVIIYLEMTQFHNARQLAAWCLHYICTNYNSVCRRFPREMKFMSPVLGHHPPGASTPPRRKE; this comes from the exons ATGGACCTGGACGTGGACTACGAGCGCCCCAACGTCGAGACCATCAAGTGCGTGGTGGTGGGCGACAACGCGGTGGGCAAGACGCGGCTGATCTGCGCCCGCGCCTGCAACGCCACGCTCAGCCAGTACCAGCTGCTGGCCACGCACGTCCCCACCGTCTGGGCCATCGACCAGTACCGCGTCTGCCAGGAG GTGCTGGAGCGTTCCCGGGATGTGGTGGATGAGGTCAGCGTCTCCCTGCGCCTCTGGGACACCTTCGGGGACCACCACAAGGACCGGCGCTTCGCTTACGGCAG GTCAGATGTGGTCGTGCTCTGCTTCTCGCTGGCGAACCCCAACTCCCTGCGCCACGTGAAGACGATGTGGTACCCCGAGATCAAGCACTTCTGCCCCCGGACGCCCATCGTGCTGGTGGGGTGCCAGCTGGACCTGCGCTATGCCGACCTGGAGGCCGTCAACCGGGCCCGCCGCCCCTTGGCCAA GCCCATCAAGCCCACGGACATCCTGCCCCCGGAGCGGGGCCACGAGGTGGCCAAGGAGCTGGGGGTGCCCTACTATGAGACCAGCGTGGTGGCCCAGTTCGGCATCAAGGACGTCTTCGACAACGCCATCCGGGCCGCCCTCATCTCCCGCCGGCACCTCCAGTTCTGGAAGTCCCACCTGAAGAAGATGCAGCGGCCGCTGCTGCAGgcccccttcctgccccccaaGCCCCCGCCGCCCGTCATCCAGGTCCCTGACCCTCCGGCCAGCCGCAGCTGGGGCCCCGCCGCCCTCTTCTGCACCCCGCTCTGCGCCGACGTCGTCTTCCAGCTGCAGGGCGGCCAGCGGGTCTTCGCCCACCGTGTCTACCTGGCCACCTCCTGCTCCAAGTTCTACGACCTCTTCACCCTggaggggccgcggggggggggcaaggagcCGGCCACCCGCACCAAGAGCCTGGACGGGGAGCGGGGGGCCCTGGCCGAGGGGGCGCGCGCCCCGCTGCGGACTTCGCAGAGCGACGACGCCCTGCGGGCGGCAGGGGACGGCGCGGTGTCCAGTGGCGGCCACGACCTGTCGGCCTGGGGCCGCGGCTTCGTCAGCATGCGCTGGGAGCTGGTGGCGGACCCGGTGGCGGGGCGGGAGAAGCGGATGGCGGTGGTGTGCATGGACCAGCGGGTGCAGGCAGAGCCCTTCCGCGCCGTGCTGGAGTACCTCTACACCGGGCGGCTGGACCAGGCCCGCGGGGACCTGATGCAGGTGGCCACCATCGCCGAGCTGCTGGAGGTCTTCGACCTGCGCATGATGGTGGCCAACGTGCTCAACAAGGAGAGCTTCATGAACCAGGAGATCACCAAGGCCTTCCATGTCCGCCGCGCCAACCGCATCAAGGAGTGCCTGGGGAAGGGGGTCTTCGCAG ACGTGGTTTTCCGTGTGGATGACGGGGCTGTGCCAGCGCACAAGCCCCTGCTCATCGCCGGCTGCGACTGGATGATGGCCATGTTCCGGGGGGCTTTCCGGGAGAGCTACGCTGCCGAG GTCTCCCTGCCCGGCACCAACTGCGCCTGCCTGCGCGCCGTCCTCGACTTCCTCTACACCGACGTCTTCACCCCCACGCCCGACCTGGACGCGATGGAGCTCCTCATCCTCACCAACCGCCTCTGCCTGCCCCGGCTGCAGGCGCTCACAG agcAGTACGCCGTGGACGAGCTGCTGCGAGCCTTCATGCAGCGGGTAGAGATTGACGAGCAGGTGATCATCTACCTGGAGATGACGCAG TTCCACAACGCCCGGCAGCTGGCCGCCTGGTGCCTGCACTACATCTGCACCAACTACAACAGCGTCTGCCGCCGCTTCCCCCGGGAGATGAAGTTCATGTCCCCAG TGCTCGGCCATCACCCACCTGGCGCTTCAACCCCCCCACGCAGGAAAGAGTGA
- the LOC142081577 gene encoding rho-related BTB domain-containing protein 2-like isoform X3, giving the protein MDLDVDYERPNVETIKCVVVGDNAVGKTRLICARACNATLSQYQLLATHVPTVWAIDQYRVCQEVLERSRDVVDEVSVSLRLWDTFGDHHKDRRFAYGRSDVVVLCFSLANPNSLRHVKTMWYPEIKHFCPRTPIVLVGCQLDLRYADLEAVNRARRPLAKPIKPTDILPPERGHEVAKELGVPYYETSVVAQFGIKDVFDNAIRAALISRRHLQFWKSHLKKMQRPLLQAPFLPPKPPPPVIQVPDPPASRSWGPAALFCTPLCADVVFQLQGGQRVFAHRVYLATSCSKFYDLFTLEGPRGGGKEPATRTKSLDGERGALAEGARAPLRTSQSDDALRAAGDGAVSSGGHDLSAWGRGFVSMRWELVADPVAGREKRMAVVCMDQRVQAEPFRAVLEYLYTGRLDQARGDLMQVATIAELLEVFDLRMMVANVLNKESFMNQEITKAFHVRRANRIKECLGKGVFADVVFRVDDGAVPAHKPLLIAGCDWMMAMFRGAFRESYAAEVSLPGTNCACLRAVLDFLYTDVFTPTPDLDAMELLILTNRLCLPRLQALTVRRGRAAASLHAAGRD; this is encoded by the exons ATGGACCTGGACGTGGACTACGAGCGCCCCAACGTCGAGACCATCAAGTGCGTGGTGGTGGGCGACAACGCGGTGGGCAAGACGCGGCTGATCTGCGCCCGCGCCTGCAACGCCACGCTCAGCCAGTACCAGCTGCTGGCCACGCACGTCCCCACCGTCTGGGCCATCGACCAGTACCGCGTCTGCCAGGAG GTGCTGGAGCGTTCCCGGGATGTGGTGGATGAGGTCAGCGTCTCCCTGCGCCTCTGGGACACCTTCGGGGACCACCACAAGGACCGGCGCTTCGCTTACGGCAG GTCAGATGTGGTCGTGCTCTGCTTCTCGCTGGCGAACCCCAACTCCCTGCGCCACGTGAAGACGATGTGGTACCCCGAGATCAAGCACTTCTGCCCCCGGACGCCCATCGTGCTGGTGGGGTGCCAGCTGGACCTGCGCTATGCCGACCTGGAGGCCGTCAACCGGGCCCGCCGCCCCTTGGCCAA GCCCATCAAGCCCACGGACATCCTGCCCCCGGAGCGGGGCCACGAGGTGGCCAAGGAGCTGGGGGTGCCCTACTATGAGACCAGCGTGGTGGCCCAGTTCGGCATCAAGGACGTCTTCGACAACGCCATCCGGGCCGCCCTCATCTCCCGCCGGCACCTCCAGTTCTGGAAGTCCCACCTGAAGAAGATGCAGCGGCCGCTGCTGCAGgcccccttcctgccccccaaGCCCCCGCCGCCCGTCATCCAGGTCCCTGACCCTCCGGCCAGCCGCAGCTGGGGCCCCGCCGCCCTCTTCTGCACCCCGCTCTGCGCCGACGTCGTCTTCCAGCTGCAGGGCGGCCAGCGGGTCTTCGCCCACCGTGTCTACCTGGCCACCTCCTGCTCCAAGTTCTACGACCTCTTCACCCTggaggggccgcggggggggggcaaggagcCGGCCACCCGCACCAAGAGCCTGGACGGGGAGCGGGGGGCCCTGGCCGAGGGGGCGCGCGCCCCGCTGCGGACTTCGCAGAGCGACGACGCCCTGCGGGCGGCAGGGGACGGCGCGGTGTCCAGTGGCGGCCACGACCTGTCGGCCTGGGGCCGCGGCTTCGTCAGCATGCGCTGGGAGCTGGTGGCGGACCCGGTGGCGGGGCGGGAGAAGCGGATGGCGGTGGTGTGCATGGACCAGCGGGTGCAGGCAGAGCCCTTCCGCGCCGTGCTGGAGTACCTCTACACCGGGCGGCTGGACCAGGCCCGCGGGGACCTGATGCAGGTGGCCACCATCGCCGAGCTGCTGGAGGTCTTCGACCTGCGCATGATGGTGGCCAACGTGCTCAACAAGGAGAGCTTCATGAACCAGGAGATCACCAAGGCCTTCCATGTCCGCCGCGCCAACCGCATCAAGGAGTGCCTGGGGAAGGGGGTCTTCGCAG ACGTGGTTTTCCGTGTGGATGACGGGGCTGTGCCAGCGCACAAGCCCCTGCTCATCGCCGGCTGCGACTGGATGATGGCCATGTTCCGGGGGGCTTTCCGGGAGAGCTACGCTGCCGAG GTCTCCCTGCCCGGCACCAACTGCGCCTGCCTGCGCGCCGTCCTCGACTTCCTCTACACCGACGTCTTCACCCCCACGCCCGACCTGGACGCGATGGAGCTCCTCATCCTCACCAACCGCCTCTGCCTGCCCCGGCTGCAGGCGCTCACAG TACGCCGTGGACGAGCTGCTGCGAGCCTTCATGCAGCGGGTAGAGATTGA
- the LOC142081577 gene encoding rho-related BTB domain-containing protein 2-like isoform X4: protein MWYPEIKHFCPRTPIVLVGCQLDLRYADLEAVNRARRPLAKPIKPTDILPPERGHEVAKELGVPYYETSVVAQFGIKDVFDNAIRAALISRRHLQFWKSHLKKMQRPLLQAPFLPPKPPPPVIQVPDPPASRSWGPAALFCTPLCADVVFQLQGGQRVFAHRVYLATSCSKFYDLFTLEGPRGGGKEPATRTKSLDGERGALAEGARAPLRTSQSDDALRAAGDGAVSSGGHDLSAWGRGFVSMRWELVADPVAGREKRMAVVCMDQRVQAEPFRAVLEYLYTGRLDQARGDLMQVATIAELLEVFDLRMMVANVLNKESFMNQEITKAFHVRRANRIKECLGKGVFADVVFRVDDGAVPAHKPLLIAGCDWMMAMFRGAFRESYAAEVSLPGTNCACLRAVLDFLYTDVFTPTPDLDAMELLILTNRLCLPRLQALTEQYAVDELLRAFMQRVEIDEQVIIYLEMTQFHNARQLAAWCLHYICTNYNSVCRRFPREMKFMSPENQAHFERHRWPPVWYLKEEDLYLRSKKEREREEQLQRKQHTRSKWCFWRPSPHVS from the exons ATGTGGTACCCCGAGATCAAGCACTTCTGCCCCCGGACGCCCATCGTGCTGGTGGGGTGCCAGCTGGACCTGCGCTATGCCGACCTGGAGGCCGTCAACCGGGCCCGCCGCCCCTTGGCCAA GCCCATCAAGCCCACGGACATCCTGCCCCCGGAGCGGGGCCACGAGGTGGCCAAGGAGCTGGGGGTGCCCTACTATGAGACCAGCGTGGTGGCCCAGTTCGGCATCAAGGACGTCTTCGACAACGCCATCCGGGCCGCCCTCATCTCCCGCCGGCACCTCCAGTTCTGGAAGTCCCACCTGAAGAAGATGCAGCGGCCGCTGCTGCAGgcccccttcctgccccccaaGCCCCCGCCGCCCGTCATCCAGGTCCCTGACCCTCCGGCCAGCCGCAGCTGGGGCCCCGCCGCCCTCTTCTGCACCCCGCTCTGCGCCGACGTCGTCTTCCAGCTGCAGGGCGGCCAGCGGGTCTTCGCCCACCGTGTCTACCTGGCCACCTCCTGCTCCAAGTTCTACGACCTCTTCACCCTggaggggccgcggggggggggcaaggagcCGGCCACCCGCACCAAGAGCCTGGACGGGGAGCGGGGGGCCCTGGCCGAGGGGGCGCGCGCCCCGCTGCGGACTTCGCAGAGCGACGACGCCCTGCGGGCGGCAGGGGACGGCGCGGTGTCCAGTGGCGGCCACGACCTGTCGGCCTGGGGCCGCGGCTTCGTCAGCATGCGCTGGGAGCTGGTGGCGGACCCGGTGGCGGGGCGGGAGAAGCGGATGGCGGTGGTGTGCATGGACCAGCGGGTGCAGGCAGAGCCCTTCCGCGCCGTGCTGGAGTACCTCTACACCGGGCGGCTGGACCAGGCCCGCGGGGACCTGATGCAGGTGGCCACCATCGCCGAGCTGCTGGAGGTCTTCGACCTGCGCATGATGGTGGCCAACGTGCTCAACAAGGAGAGCTTCATGAACCAGGAGATCACCAAGGCCTTCCATGTCCGCCGCGCCAACCGCATCAAGGAGTGCCTGGGGAAGGGGGTCTTCGCAG ACGTGGTTTTCCGTGTGGATGACGGGGCTGTGCCAGCGCACAAGCCCCTGCTCATCGCCGGCTGCGACTGGATGATGGCCATGTTCCGGGGGGCTTTCCGGGAGAGCTACGCTGCCGAG GTCTCCCTGCCCGGCACCAACTGCGCCTGCCTGCGCGCCGTCCTCGACTTCCTCTACACCGACGTCTTCACCCCCACGCCCGACCTGGACGCGATGGAGCTCCTCATCCTCACCAACCGCCTCTGCCTGCCCCGGCTGCAGGCGCTCACAG agcAGTACGCCGTGGACGAGCTGCTGCGAGCCTTCATGCAGCGGGTAGAGATTGACGAGCAGGTGATCATCTACCTGGAGATGACGCAG TTCCACAACGCCCGGCAGCTGGCCGCCTGGTGCCTGCACTACATCTGCACCAACTACAACAGCGTCTGCCGCCGCTTCCCCCGGGAGATGAAGTTCATGTCCCCAG AGAACCAGGCGCACTTCGAGCGGCACCGCTGGCCGCCGGTCTGGTACCTGAAGGAGGAGGACCTGTACCTGCGCTCCAAGaaggagcgggagcgggaggagCAGCTGCAGCGCAAGCAGCACACCCGCAGCAAGTGGTGCTTCTGGCGGCCCTCGCCCCACGTCTCCTGA